The following coding sequences lie in one Streptomyces sp. NBC_00510 genomic window:
- a CDS encoding peptidoglycan-binding protein, with protein sequence MTSLDDVPTLRRSGSGGRGSRTRRGALPSFAPRRRTVLQAATAAGFAALGVFSAARQAYADGYDIWTGACPSYAEDHNCSPGCGPSTVYADACVTSGTNTGFHRSDGVTWTLRPNQCYAGTYDGWLWRFSAACGTCGCGIERRCHDGYRNTGSGWVKSICRWTTDCGCPGSVNWPTIGRGATGPDVHTVQHLLTHHGHPTAVDGIFGPDTEAMVEEFQSANGLSPTGSVGPATWPVLVATVRQGDVNHAVRGAQRQLNKHGYALTVDGNFGSLTLQAVVSFQSLHGLTADGVVGQNTWRTLTGTV encoded by the coding sequence ATGACGTCACTGGACGACGTGCCCACACTTCGCCGGTCGGGGAGCGGCGGCCGCGGCTCGCGGACCAGGCGCGGGGCCCTGCCGTCGTTCGCGCCGCGCAGGCGCACGGTGCTGCAGGCGGCGACCGCCGCGGGCTTCGCCGCGCTCGGGGTGTTCTCCGCCGCCCGGCAGGCGTACGCCGACGGCTACGACATCTGGACCGGTGCGTGCCCGAGTTACGCGGAGGACCACAACTGCTCGCCGGGCTGCGGGCCCAGCACCGTGTACGCCGACGCGTGCGTGACGTCAGGGACGAACACCGGCTTCCACCGGTCGGACGGTGTCACCTGGACCCTGCGGCCGAACCAGTGCTACGCCGGGACCTACGACGGCTGGCTGTGGCGCTTCAGCGCGGCCTGCGGCACCTGCGGCTGCGGTATCGAGCGGCGCTGCCACGACGGCTACCGCAACACCGGTTCCGGCTGGGTGAAGTCCATCTGCCGCTGGACCACCGACTGCGGCTGCCCCGGCTCCGTGAACTGGCCGACCATCGGCCGCGGCGCCACCGGGCCCGACGTCCACACCGTCCAGCACCTGCTCACCCACCACGGCCATCCGACGGCTGTCGACGGCATCTTCGGGCCGGACACCGAGGCGATGGTCGAGGAGTTCCAGTCGGCGAACGGATTGAGCCCCACGGGAAGCGTCGGTCCGGCCACGTGGCCGGTCCTGGTCGCCACCGTGCGGCAGGGAGACGTGAACCACGCCGTGCGCGGCGCCCAGCGGCAGCTCAACAAGCACGGCTACGCGCTGACGGTCGACGGCAACTTCGGTTCGCTCACACTCCAGGCCGTGGTCTCGTTCCAGTCCCTGCACGGGCTGACGGCCGACGGCGTGGTCGGCCAGAACACCTGGCGCACGCTGACCGGGACGGTCTAG
- a CDS encoding methylamine utilization protein MauE, which yields MIGFYGGLTAAIVVLSLLVGTGSHAARPAALGEALRAHGVLGPQSRRLAAAVLPVTEGALGVVGVAALTTGHQRVLQGVLAAGAALLGLYALYTRHVLALGRGGPCGCSRRDLPLSRWVTRRAAALAGLAAAGAVIAGAGPVRLSTAELVTLMLAAPSCTVLLWSLPAAMYEPAPAPVMTAPAAAHDHPPTNATVHRTTEGVSSRWISPPAP from the coding sequence GTGATCGGCTTCTACGGCGGGCTCACCGCCGCGATCGTCGTACTGAGTCTGCTCGTGGGTACGGGCTCCCACGCGGCGCGTCCCGCCGCCCTGGGAGAGGCACTGCGGGCGCACGGCGTGCTGGGACCGCAGTCGCGCCGGCTCGCGGCGGCCGTCCTGCCGGTCACCGAGGGCGCCCTCGGGGTGGTCGGCGTGGCCGCGCTGACGACAGGTCACCAGCGGGTGCTGCAGGGCGTACTCGCCGCGGGGGCCGCTCTCCTCGGGCTCTATGCGCTCTACACGCGGCACGTCCTCGCCCTCGGTCGTGGGGGTCCGTGCGGCTGCTCGCGCCGGGATCTGCCCCTCAGCCGCTGGGTGACCCGGCGGGCCGCGGCCCTGGCCGGACTCGCGGCGGCCGGCGCGGTCATCGCCGGGGCCGGCCCGGTACGGCTGTCCACGGCGGAGCTGGTCACGCTGATGCTCGCCGCACCTTCCTGCACCGTGCTGCTGTGGTCCCTGCCCGCCGCCATGTACGAGCCGGCCCCGGCCCCGGTGATGACCGCGCCGGCCGCTGCCCACGATCACCCGCCGACCAACGCCACCGTGCACCGGACCACAGAAGGAGTGTCGTCGCGATGGATTTCACCACCAGCGCCTTGA
- the selA gene encoding L-seryl-tRNA(Sec) selenium transferase — MARVADERREPPADPRRRVPSTTLLLGDPRLSEVSARLGRTVVKAAVATAQQAVREGRIGPDDAVGTALAALPPYAAGLRTVHNATGVVLHTNLGRAPLSPSALEAMAAAGGYTDVELDLSTGRRAPRGRSAMAALREAVPAAGAVHVVNNGAAALALAVATLAAGREVLLSRGEFVEIGDGFRIPELLASCGARIREVGTTNRTRLDDYADAVGPDTGFILKIHPSNFTVSGFTQGVDAGELAALGLPVVVDIGSGLLAPDPLLPDEPDAATMLRAGATLVTASGDKLLGGPQAGLILGRADTVERMRRHPLARALRVDKLTLAALEATLRGPEPPVHAALHLPLPEQRTRTLRLAEDFARRGLDARVVPCEAVVGGGGAPGTALPSCAVSLPDGLAAPLRTGEPAVLGRVVRGRLLLDLRCVPEACDGDVLAAVLRAAGR, encoded by the coding sequence GTGGCGCGGGTGGCGGACGAGCGGCGGGAGCCGCCTGCGGATCCCCGGCGGCGGGTGCCGAGCACCACGCTGCTGCTCGGCGATCCCCGGCTGAGCGAGGTGTCCGCGCGGCTGGGCAGGACCGTCGTCAAGGCCGCGGTCGCCACCGCCCAGCAGGCCGTACGCGAAGGGCGGATCGGGCCGGACGACGCCGTCGGTACCGCGCTCGCCGCGCTTCCCCCGTACGCGGCCGGGCTGCGCACCGTACACAACGCCACCGGCGTGGTGCTGCACACCAATCTGGGGCGGGCACCGCTCTCGCCGTCCGCGCTGGAGGCGATGGCGGCGGCCGGCGGCTACACGGACGTCGAGCTGGACCTGAGCACCGGCAGGCGGGCGCCGCGTGGCCGCAGTGCCATGGCGGCCCTGCGGGAGGCCGTACCGGCCGCGGGGGCCGTGCACGTGGTGAACAACGGTGCCGCCGCCCTTGCCCTGGCGGTGGCCACGCTGGCCGCGGGGCGCGAGGTCCTGCTGAGCAGGGGCGAGTTCGTGGAGATCGGCGACGGCTTCCGGATACCCGAGCTGCTGGCCTCCTGCGGCGCCCGGATCCGCGAGGTCGGCACCACCAACAGGACCCGGCTCGACGACTACGCGGACGCCGTCGGCCCGGACACCGGATTCATCCTCAAGATCCACCCGTCGAACTTCACGGTGAGCGGCTTCACCCAGGGCGTGGACGCCGGCGAACTGGCGGCGCTGGGCCTGCCCGTCGTGGTCGACATCGGCTCCGGCCTCCTCGCGCCCGATCCGTTGCTGCCGGACGAGCCGGATGCGGCCACGATGCTGCGGGCCGGGGCCACGCTCGTCACCGCCAGCGGGGACAAGCTGCTCGGCGGTCCTCAGGCGGGGCTGATCCTCGGCCGGGCCGACACGGTGGAGCGGATGCGCCGTCATCCCCTGGCCCGTGCCCTGCGCGTGGACAAGCTCACCCTGGCCGCGCTGGAGGCGACTCTGCGCGGTCCCGAGCCACCCGTGCACGCCGCCCTGCACCTGCCGCTGCCGGAGCAGCGCACACGCACGCTGCGCCTGGCCGAGGACTTTGCGCGGCGGGGCCTGGACGCCCGGGTCGTGCCCTGTGAGGCGGTGGTCGGCGGAGGCGGCGCCCCCGGGACCGCTCTGCCGTCCTGTGCGGTAAGCCTGCCCGACGGCCTCGCGGCGCCGCTGCGCACCGGTGAACCGGCGGTGCTGGGCCGGGTGGTGCGCGGTCGGCTGCTGCTGGACCTGCGGTGCGTGCCGGAGGCGTGCGACGGCGACGTCCTCGCCGCGGTGCTGCGTGCCGCGGGTCGGTGA
- a CDS encoding peptidoglycan-binding protein: MVTAFLVALLPATQAQALPAWPSISEGASGVDTKAAQYLLRYHGSGIAADGQFGPATRSAVISFQTARGLTADGTIGAQTWPHLIVSVSQGSTGESVKAAQTQLNAYGAGIPVDGQFGPVTNSAVRSYQSSHGLTVDGTVGPQTWQSLLGTNGADSGGGGTPSGYSLPLARSAVPRSDYAAPHYGTTPAIDLIVSYVPAYAIKSGVVDHYNSETCGIGIRLLQSDGSRFVYCHLSARSVADGVQVAAGTRIATTGDTGNSGAPHLHVEIRTSDGVAHCPQGYLLAIYDGRTPPTFGSLPTSGCTTA, from the coding sequence GTGGTGACCGCGTTCCTCGTCGCGCTGCTGCCGGCAACCCAGGCCCAGGCTCTGCCCGCCTGGCCGTCGATCAGCGAGGGCGCGAGCGGGGTGGACACCAAGGCCGCGCAGTATCTGTTGCGGTACCACGGTTCCGGCATCGCGGCGGACGGGCAGTTCGGACCGGCCACCCGCTCGGCCGTAATCAGCTTCCAGACCGCCCGCGGACTGACCGCCGACGGCACGATCGGCGCGCAGACGTGGCCACACCTGATCGTCTCGGTGAGCCAGGGATCGACCGGCGAGTCGGTGAAGGCGGCGCAGACCCAGCTCAATGCATACGGTGCGGGCATACCCGTGGACGGGCAGTTCGGACCCGTCACCAACAGCGCGGTGCGCTCCTACCAGAGCTCCCACGGTCTCACCGTCGACGGCACGGTCGGGCCGCAGACCTGGCAGAGCCTCCTCGGCACCAACGGTGCGGACAGCGGCGGTGGCGGCACCCCGTCCGGTTACTCGCTGCCGCTCGCCCGGAGCGCTGTCCCCCGGTCGGACTACGCGGCTCCGCACTACGGCACCACTCCGGCCATCGACCTGATCGTGAGCTACGTCCCGGCATACGCGATCAAGAGTGGGGTCGTCGACCACTACAACAGCGAGACCTGTGGCATCGGTATCCGGCTGCTCCAGTCGGACGGTTCGCGCTTCGTCTACTGCCACCTCAGCGCACGTTCCGTGGCCGACGGTGTCCAGGTGGCGGCCGGCACCCGAATCGCCACCACCGGCGACACCGGCAACTCCGGCGCACCCCACCTGCACGTGGAGATCAGGACCAGCGACGGCGTGGCCCACTGCCCGCAGGGCTACCTGCTGGCGATCTACGACGGCCGCACACCGCCCACCTTCGGCTCTCTGCCGACCAGCGGCTGCACCACCGCCTGA
- a CDS encoding DUF1906 domain-containing protein: MSSSRTPWRTRAATAALAVLAGIGASAVPGPALAAASSENTRQTVSYHGYRIEVPADWQVVDLTENPRACLRFDRPAVYIGEPVDQNDCPARVVGRTAGIVVEPITARSAGQVTAATARTQRGEATAPAAASSNDTIRVAVEDAGVLVTAAHTPATESLVRGVLGSAELTAGARRTELPRVSEQSAAAQQSATAPLAAAGPQPGSYLGKGFDACTAPSQTAMNAWHASSPYSAVGVYISGSFRGCAQPNLTASWVTSQTGNGWRLFPIDVGRQAPCTSFSLKMSADPATAKSQGVTAAAGAISAASSLGIPAGSAIYSDIEAYTSTTSCKAAVLSYLSGWTERLHSSGYLSGYYSSAASGIKDAASEYNNSAYTRVDHIFYAWWNGAADTNTGTYVPATYWSNHQRIHQYVGEVTESYGGYSINIDRDYLDVGTGTPPAPSCTGVNLDFTAYITVQSGSTGDQVKAAQCLLKAAGYDPGAPDGVFGPATTTATRNFQTSRGLTADGVVGPKTWTALLSRGSAPTIQNGSTGEAVTRLQRALTAALGRTVAIDGVFGPGTEQGVRDYQSSRGLGVDGVVGPATWGALQSGK, translated from the coding sequence ATGTCGTCGTCCCGCACGCCCTGGCGCACCCGCGCCGCAACGGCCGCGCTGGCGGTGCTCGCCGGTATAGGCGCGTCCGCCGTCCCCGGCCCCGCCCTGGCGGCTGCCTCGTCCGAGAACACCCGGCAGACCGTCAGCTATCACGGCTACCGTATCGAAGTGCCCGCGGACTGGCAGGTGGTCGACCTGACCGAGAACCCGCGCGCCTGTCTCCGTTTCGACAGACCCGCCGTCTACATAGGCGAGCCCGTCGACCAGAACGACTGCCCCGCCCGGGTCGTCGGGCGTACGGCGGGCATCGTCGTCGAGCCCATCACCGCACGTTCAGCAGGCCAGGTGACGGCGGCGACGGCGCGGACGCAGCGCGGCGAGGCCACCGCCCCGGCCGCCGCGTCCAGCAACGACACCATCCGGGTCGCGGTCGAGGACGCCGGTGTCCTCGTCACCGCCGCCCACACCCCGGCGACCGAGAGCCTGGTACGCGGCGTGCTCGGCTCGGCGGAGCTCACCGCGGGCGCCAGGCGCACCGAACTGCCCCGCGTATCAGAGCAGTCCGCAGCCGCGCAGCAGTCCGCCACTGCTCCCCTGGCCGCGGCGGGCCCGCAGCCGGGCAGCTACCTCGGCAAGGGCTTCGACGCCTGCACCGCGCCGTCGCAGACCGCCATGAACGCCTGGCACGCGAGCTCGCCGTACAGCGCGGTAGGTGTCTACATCAGCGGCTCCTTCCGCGGCTGCGCCCAGCCGAACCTGACCGCGAGCTGGGTGACAAGCCAGACCGGCAACGGATGGCGTCTGTTCCCCATCGACGTAGGCCGCCAGGCGCCCTGCACCAGCTTCTCGCTGAAGATGTCCGCCGACCCCGCCACGGCCAAGTCCCAGGGCGTCACCGCCGCGGCCGGCGCCATCTCCGCCGCGTCGAGCCTCGGCATCCCGGCGGGCAGCGCCATCTACAGCGACATCGAGGCGTACACCTCCACGACCTCCTGCAAGGCGGCCGTGCTGTCCTATCTGTCCGGCTGGACCGAGCGGCTGCACAGCAGCGGTTATCTGTCGGGTTACTACTCCAGCGCCGCCTCCGGCATCAAGGACGCCGCAAGCGAGTACAACAACAGCGCCTACACGCGCGTCGACCACATCTTCTACGCGTGGTGGAACGGCGCCGCCGACACCAACACCGGGACCTACGTGCCGGCCACCTACTGGTCCAACCACCAGCGGATCCACCAGTACGTGGGTGAGGTCACCGAGTCCTACGGCGGCTACTCGATCAACATCGACCGCGACTACCTGGACGTGGGCACCGGCACCCCGCCCGCGCCCAGCTGCACCGGGGTGAACCTCGACTTCACCGCATACATCACCGTTCAGAGCGGCTCGACCGGCGACCAGGTCAAGGCGGCCCAGTGCCTGCTGAAGGCCGCCGGCTACGATCCGGGGGCTCCGGACGGAGTCTTCGGCCCCGCCACGACCACCGCCACCAGGAACTTCCAGACCAGCAGAGGGCTCACGGCCGACGGCGTGGTCGGCCCGAAGACCTGGACCGCCCTGCTGTCCCGCGGATCCGCTCCCACCATCCAGAACGGCTCGACGGGAGAGGCCGTCACGCGCCTGCAGCGCGCCCTGACCGCCGCGCTCGGCCGGACGGTGGCCATCGACGGCGTCTTCGGCCCGGGCACCGAACAGGGCGTACGCGACTACCAGTCCTCGCGCGGGCTGGGCGTCGACGGCGTCGTCGGCCCCGCCACCTGGGGCGCCCTCCAGTCAGGAAAGTGA
- the selD gene encoding selenide, water dikinase SelD → MKPVGPAAGSAVPVRLTQYAHGGGCACKIPPGELEAMVAGLMPGPGGARADGDRLLVGIDDGDDAAVVGTGDGSALVSTADFFTPVVDDARDWGRIAAANALSDVYAMGGRPVVALNLLGWPRDVLPAELAQEVLAGAFEVAGKAGCFVGGGHSIDSPEPLYGMAVTGLVDPDRILRNDAGRPGVPLTLTKPLGVGILNNRHKQTGEVFPHAVASMAALNDRASAAALEAGAVCATDVTGFGLLGHLHKLARASAVTAVVDSAAVPVLDGARESLRAGYVSGGTRRNLDWVRPHLDAGRTSDDELLVLADAQTSGGLLVAGELPGHPVIGELVPAVAGTTLVIR, encoded by the coding sequence ATGAAGCCAGTTGGCCCCGCAGCCGGATCCGCCGTGCCCGTCCGGCTGACCCAGTACGCACACGGTGGCGGCTGCGCCTGCAAGATCCCTCCGGGGGAGCTGGAGGCGATGGTCGCGGGACTGATGCCGGGGCCGGGCGGAGCTCGTGCCGACGGGGACCGGCTGCTGGTCGGAATCGACGACGGCGACGACGCCGCGGTCGTGGGCACCGGCGACGGCTCCGCCCTGGTGTCGACCGCCGACTTCTTCACACCGGTCGTCGACGACGCCCGGGACTGGGGCCGGATCGCCGCCGCCAACGCACTGTCCGACGTCTACGCGATGGGCGGCCGGCCCGTCGTCGCGCTCAACCTGCTGGGCTGGCCCCGGGACGTCCTGCCCGCCGAGCTGGCCCAGGAGGTGCTGGCGGGAGCGTTCGAAGTCGCCGGAAAGGCCGGCTGTTTCGTCGGCGGCGGCCACAGCATCGACAGCCCGGAGCCGCTCTACGGAATGGCAGTGACCGGTCTGGTCGACCCGGACCGGATACTGCGCAACGACGCCGGCCGGCCGGGTGTCCCGCTCACCCTGACCAAGCCGCTGGGCGTCGGGATCCTCAACAACCGCCACAAGCAGACGGGCGAGGTGTTCCCGCACGCCGTCGCCAGTATGGCCGCGCTCAACGACCGCGCCAGTGCCGCGGCCCTGGAGGCCGGCGCCGTGTGCGCCACCGATGTGACCGGATTCGGGCTGCTCGGCCATCTGCACAAACTGGCCCGCGCCAGCGCCGTCACCGCCGTGGTGGACTCTGCCGCCGTCCCCGTACTCGACGGCGCCCGCGAGTCCCTGCGCGCCGGGTACGTCAGCGGCGGCACGAGGCGCAATCTCGACTGGGTGCGCCCGCACCTGGACGCGGGACGGACGAGCGACGACGAGCTGCTCGTACTCGCCGACGCGCAGACCTCCGGCGGTCTGCTCGTCGCCGGGGAGCTGCCGGGACATCCGGTCATCGGGGAACTGGTCCCCGCCGTCGCCGGGACGACACTGGTGATCCGCTGA
- a CDS encoding thioredoxin family protein, whose amino-acid sequence MDFTTSALIASWAAIALLALVVSGLVRQVHQLSRAQPHRPGRAGIAPGAPAPGLDTARPDDTARLDGLPTPGRPALLLFLDADCGTCVQVLAEAGAWTVRQGLGQDQGRGQGQRDPGQRDPVAPQVFALYAGPTPQTGDGTVPVRGGHADLFTAYDIPATPYAVAIDAEGRIARSEPLGSPTALLRLLDDIHPATPRSLR is encoded by the coding sequence ATGGATTTCACCACCAGCGCCTTGATCGCCTCGTGGGCGGCGATCGCGCTGCTCGCGCTGGTCGTCTCGGGACTGGTCAGGCAGGTGCACCAGTTGTCGCGCGCCCAGCCGCACCGCCCCGGGCGGGCAGGCATCGCCCCCGGCGCGCCCGCGCCCGGGCTCGACACGGCCAGGCCGGACGACACGGCACGGCTCGACGGCCTCCCGACGCCAGGCCGCCCCGCGCTGCTGCTGTTCCTCGACGCTGATTGCGGCACCTGCGTCCAGGTGCTCGCCGAAGCCGGAGCCTGGACGGTCCGTCAAGGCCTGGGCCAAGATCAGGGCCGGGGCCAAGGTCAGCGTGACCCAGGTCAGCGCGACCCTGTCGCCCCACAGGTGTTCGCGCTCTACGCGGGCCCCACACCCCAGACAGGTGATGGCACCGTACCGGTCCGCGGTGGCCATGCGGACCTGTTCACGGCGTACGACATCCCCGCCACCCCCTATGCGGTGGCCATCGACGCGGAGGGCCGGATCGCCCGTTCGGAACCGCTCGGCTCGCCCACTGCGCTGCTGCGGCTGCTCGACGACATCCATCCCGCGACGCCGAGGAGCCTGCGATGA
- the selB gene encoding selenocysteine-specific translation elongation factor, which yields MRVIATAGHVDHGKSTLIHALTGTHPDRLAEERRRGLTIDLGFAWTDVPSGERLAFVDVPGHERFVPTMLAGVGPVPAVLFVVAADEGWKPQSAEHLAAVDALGVRHGLLAVTRCDLAGPGPATAQALDRIRSSTLGDVEAVAVSARTGTGLAELRAALDRLAARLPDGDADAPVRLWIDRAFTVRGSGLVVTGTLGAGRIRRGDVLVTARSGRSVRVRALQALGQEAGLVRATARLAVNLRGLDKESTGRGDALLTPGSFVPCLRCDVRVHGGTPAGELPRTAVAHIGSAAVPVHVRLLGADIVRLTLPAPLPLRIGDRAVLRDPGLRRVLAGLTVLDPRPPDLLRRGAAARRAAELGDALGAPSEADELRRRLLVTRQELTAMGVAVHTVPVAGDWLAEPVHWTALRARLTELVTAYGTERPAEEGVPVDIARHRLGLPSTSLVEALVTPPLRLSLGRVTSGPDSLPAAVADAVGRLTAELVGRPFAAPRAQRLAELGLGRRELAAAVRHGAVLRLAEHVVLLPDAPRLAADRLSELDQPFTVGTASRALESSRRVTVPLLEHCDGQGITELLPDRRRRCAPRGRPAPVNAPP from the coding sequence ATGCGGGTCATCGCGACGGCCGGGCATGTCGACCACGGCAAGAGCACGCTGATCCACGCGCTGACCGGCACCCACCCCGACCGGCTGGCGGAGGAACGGCGCCGTGGTCTGACCATCGACCTGGGCTTCGCATGGACGGATGTGCCCTCGGGCGAGCGGCTCGCGTTCGTCGACGTCCCGGGACACGAGAGGTTCGTCCCCACCATGCTGGCCGGCGTGGGGCCCGTGCCCGCCGTGCTGTTCGTCGTCGCCGCGGACGAGGGCTGGAAGCCGCAGTCCGCCGAGCATCTCGCCGCCGTGGACGCCCTGGGCGTACGGCACGGACTGCTCGCCGTCACCCGCTGCGATCTGGCCGGCCCCGGCCCCGCCACGGCACAGGCACTGGACCGGATCCGGTCCAGCACCCTCGGCGACGTCGAGGCCGTGGCCGTCAGCGCCCGCACCGGCACGGGCCTCGCGGAGTTGCGCGCCGCCCTCGACCGGCTGGCCGCGCGACTGCCGGACGGGGACGCCGACGCCCCGGTGCGGCTGTGGATCGACCGCGCCTTCACCGTGCGCGGCAGCGGGCTGGTGGTCACCGGCACGCTCGGTGCTGGGCGGATCCGGCGGGGCGACGTCCTGGTGACCGCCCGCTCCGGCCGTTCCGTGCGCGTCAGGGCGCTGCAGGCCCTGGGCCAGGAGGCCGGCCTGGTGCGGGCGACCGCTCGGCTCGCCGTCAACCTCCGCGGTCTCGACAAGGAGTCGACGGGCCGCGGCGACGCACTGCTCACGCCCGGCAGCTTCGTCCCCTGTCTGCGCTGCGACGTGCGCGTACACGGCGGAACACCGGCCGGGGAGCTGCCCCGCACCGCCGTCGCCCACATCGGCTCGGCCGCCGTGCCGGTACACGTCCGGCTGCTCGGTGCGGACATCGTCCGGCTGACCCTGCCGGCGCCGCTGCCGCTGCGCATCGGCGACCGCGCGGTGCTGCGCGATCCCGGTCTGCGGCGGGTGCTGGCCGGGCTGACGGTGCTCGATCCCCGGCCACCGGACCTCCTGCGTCGTGGTGCCGCGGCACGGCGCGCGGCCGAACTGGGCGATGCTCTCGGCGCTCCGAGCGAGGCGGACGAACTACGGCGCCGACTGCTGGTCACGCGCCAGGAGTTGACCGCGATGGGGGTGGCCGTCCACACCGTGCCGGTCGCGGGCGACTGGCTCGCCGAGCCCGTCCACTGGACCGCCCTGCGCGCCCGGCTGACCGAACTGGTCACCGCCTACGGCACCGAGCGGCCCGCCGAGGAGGGCGTACCGGTGGACATCGCGCGGCACCGCCTCGGACTGCCCTCCACGTCCCTGGTGGAGGCACTGGTCACACCACCCCTGCGGCTGAGCCTCGGGCGCGTGACCAGCGGACCCGACTCCCTGCCCGCCGCTGTCGCGGACGCGGTGGGCCGTCTCACCGCCGAGCTCGTCGGCCGGCCGTTCGCCGCCCCCCGGGCCCAGCGGCTGGCGGAACTCGGCCTCGGCCGCCGCGAGCTCGCCGCGGCGGTGCGCCATGGGGCCGTACTGCGGCTCGCGGAGCATGTGGTGCTGCTGCCGGACGCCCCGCGGCTGGCGGCCGACCGGCTGAGCGAACTCGACCAGCCGTTCACCGTGGGAACGGCGAGCCGCGCCCTGGAGTCCAGCCGCCGTGTCACCGTTCCCCTGCTGGAACACTGCGACGGTCAGGGCATCACCGAGTTGCTTCCCGACAGGCGCCGCCGCTGCGCGCCGCGCGGTCGACCGGCGCCGGTCAACGCGCCACCCTGA
- a CDS encoding penicillin-insensitive murein endopeptidase — translation MRQLARIITLFAAVAGLLLGLGVPAQAFSQAAFPLTSNGTRGTDVVALQHLLAAHGRTVAVDGVFGSGTRSAVVDFQQSKGLTADGIVGPATWGALAVTVRQGDNGPAVKAVQSLLNAKRGAGLALDGDFGPATDSAVRTFQSHAGLGVDGVVGPTTWKNLLWHYENINFGTGTMCAQSPDGNANAHWATAGAVGQLEAAAATFAGTGNGRLPVGDAGFEHGGDIAGHASHEVGMDIDVWPIRTDSAQCTAGRITWQSSTYDRAATRRLVQEIRAKAPGHVELVFFNDPQLISEGLTTSYPNHDNHLHIRYR, via the coding sequence ATGAGACAACTCGCACGCATCATCACGCTGTTCGCTGCCGTGGCCGGTCTGCTCCTCGGACTGGGCGTTCCCGCGCAGGCTTTCTCCCAGGCCGCGTTCCCGCTGACGAGCAACGGCACCCGCGGTACCGACGTCGTCGCGCTGCAGCACCTGCTCGCCGCGCACGGCCGCACCGTGGCCGTGGACGGCGTCTTCGGCTCGGGCACGCGGAGCGCGGTGGTCGACTTCCAGCAGTCCAAGGGCCTCACCGCGGACGGCATCGTCGGGCCCGCCACCTGGGGCGCGCTCGCCGTCACCGTACGGCAGGGCGACAACGGGCCGGCGGTGAAGGCCGTGCAGTCGCTGCTCAACGCCAAGCGGGGCGCCGGCCTGGCCCTCGACGGGGACTTCGGACCCGCCACCGACTCGGCCGTCCGCACCTTCCAGTCGCACGCCGGGCTCGGTGTTGACGGCGTCGTCGGACCGACCACGTGGAAGAACCTGCTCTGGCACTACGAGAACATCAACTTCGGCACCGGCACGATGTGCGCGCAGAGCCCCGACGGCAACGCCAACGCCCACTGGGCGACGGCGGGCGCCGTCGGTCAACTGGAGGCGGCCGCGGCCACCTTCGCCGGCACCGGGAACGGCCGGCTGCCGGTCGGCGACGCGGGCTTCGAGCACGGCGGTGACATCGCCGGCCACGCCAGCCACGAGGTCGGGATGGACATCGACGTGTGGCCGATCCGCACCGACTCGGCGCAGTGCACCGCCGGGCGCATCACCTGGCAGTCGTCGACGTACGACCGCGCGGCCACCCGCCGGCTCGTGCAGGAGATCCGGGCGAAGGCCCCCGGCCACGTCGAGCTGGTCTTCTTCAACGATCCGCAGCTGATCTCGGAGGGGCTGACCACGAGCTACCCGAACCACGACAACCACCTGCACATCCGCTACCGGTGA
- a CDS encoding D-Ala-D-Ala carboxypeptidase family metallohydrolase, whose protein sequence is MLRRTIRLVLSFVMLMAAALGGMVAMAGPAQADECYTWGRTLSEGMSGADVTQLQIRVAGHVDFGEILSVDGNFGPRTKAAVTKFQQAYGLAADGVAGSQTYSKIYALQDPDCTPIHFAYSELNKCNSTWEGGAVSAATAKANALRTMWKLEAMRHALGDTPISVSSGFRSYACNSAAGGASNSRHLYGDAADLVGSPSLCQLAQRARYHGFGGIFGPGYPDHNDHTHVDGRTSRSWSAPNCGV, encoded by the coding sequence ATGTTAAGACGTACGATCCGACTCGTCCTCTCGTTTGTCATGCTCATGGCAGCTGCGTTGGGCGGTATGGTCGCCATGGCCGGCCCGGCCCAGGCCGACGAGTGCTACACCTGGGGCCGCACCCTGTCCGAGGGCATGTCGGGCGCCGATGTGACCCAGCTGCAGATCCGGGTGGCCGGGCACGTGGACTTCGGCGAGATCCTCTCCGTCGACGGCAACTTCGGCCCGCGGACCAAGGCCGCGGTCACCAAGTTCCAGCAGGCGTACGGGCTGGCGGCGGACGGCGTCGCGGGCTCCCAGACGTACAGCAAGATCTACGCGCTGCAGGACCCGGACTGCACGCCCATCCACTTCGCCTACTCCGAGCTGAACAAGTGCAACTCCACCTGGGAGGGCGGTGCCGTCAGTGCCGCGACGGCCAAGGCCAACGCCCTGCGCACGATGTGGAAGCTCGAGGCCATGCGGCACGCCCTGGGCGACACCCCGATCTCCGTGTCCAGCGGATTCCGCTCGTACGCCTGCAACAGCGCGGCGGGCGGAGCCTCGAACAGCCGGCATCTGTACGGTGACGCCGCCGACCTGGTCGGCAGCCCGTCGCTCTGCCAGCTGGCGCAGCGGGCGCGCTACCACGGCTTCGGCGGCATCTTCGGTCCCGGCTATCCCGACCACAACGACCACACCCACGTGGACGGACGCACCAGCCGCTCCTGGTCCGCGCCCAATTGCGGCGTCTGA